A single region of the Brachypodium distachyon strain Bd21 chromosome 3, Brachypodium_distachyon_v3.0, whole genome shotgun sequence genome encodes:
- the LOC100829914 gene encoding protein ENHANCED DISEASE RESISTANCE 2-like isoform X5, whose amino-acid sequence MQEIQDPVRSAMIDSCTRVTDNGRESVHRSVFYIFTLYNASNHYDQLKLGARSSEEAARWIRCLMESALKSPRKDEHIVACSHRRWQAFRLSRRASCMHSIDWTRLSSAHNDPMTSDVIAPSPWTIFGCTNGLRLFTEAKDGDSHEKYWHDHPAIMAVGVVDANSEDIFQTLMSLGQSRSEIFLDEYDRVCHVSIVSFSTKSTSEIFCRWDFCLREGRVIEHLDGHSDIIHKKLRGDWLPWGMRKRDLLLRRYWRREDDGTYVILYHSVFHNKCRPEQGYIRACLKSGGYVISPVSQGRQSVVKHMLAIDWKFWKSYLFTSSAKYITIRMLGRVAALREFFRAKNGNCACLEFSSGELMRDMGLPQGENEQIKIEMHSANESRRLEGSTEGSQGGSNRHLSSAGSFVQLNDATDEFFDVPDESEYDQREAMWSSDESTHAVDQRHAKLSSAAVFVRRLHDLAVQKRGYIDLQGATDADNGPCCYGHTLPKDSSCTMPSSWAMTDPTTFLIRGESYLLDRQKIKANNTLMQMVGADWIKSDKREDDLAGRPGGLVQKYAAEGGNKFFFIVNIQVPGSTTYSLALYYAMDTPLEKVPLLERFVNGDDTFRNSRFKLIPYISKGSWIVKQSVGKKACLVGQALEINYFRGTNYLELGVDIGSSTVARGVVSLVLGYLSNLVIEMAFLVQGNTQEELPEFLLGTCRLNYLDASKAVSLDEC is encoded by the exons ATGCAAGAAATACAG GATCCTGTTAGAAGTGCAATGATTGACTCTTGTACACGCGTCACAGACAATGGGAGAGAAAGTGTACATAGAAGT GTTTTTTATATATTCACACTTTACAATGCTTCTAACCATTATGATCAACTTAAG TTGGGTGCTAGAAGCTCAGAAGAAGCAGCAAGGTGGATCAGGTGCTTAATGGAGTCTGCCTTAAAG TCTCCAAGAAAAGATGAGCATATTGTTGCTTGTTCACATAGAAGATGGCAGGCTTTCAG GTTAAGCCGCCGTGCTAGCTGCATGCACTCAATTG ATTGGACAAGATTGTCGTCTGCTCACAACGATCCAATGACATCTGATGTTATTGCACCTTCTCCATGGACAATATTTGGCTGTACAAATG GATTACGTTTGTTTACTGAGGCAAAGGATGGTGACTCACATGAGAAg TATTGGCATGATCATCCGGCTATAATGGCAGTTGGTGTTGTTGATGCAAATTCTGAGGATATATTCCAGACTTTAATGTCGCTTGGTCAATCAAGATCCGA AATCTTCCTGGACGAATATGACAGGGTATGTCATGTCAGcattgtttctttttccaCAAAATCAACCAGTGAGATTTTTTGTAGGTGGGACTTCTGTTTGCGGGAAGGTAGGGTTATTGAGCATCTAGATGGCCATTCAGATATAATCCACAAGAAATTAAGAGGCGACTGGCTACCATG GGGAATGAGAAAGAGAGATCTATTACTTCGACGGTATTGGAGGAGAGAAGATGATGGAACTTATG TTATTTTGTACCACTCTGTTTTCCACAACAAATGCCGTCCGGAGCAAGGTTACATCCGTGCATGTCTTAAAA GTGGAGGATATGTAATATCGCCAGTCAGTCAAGGAAGACAATCAGTTGTGAAGCATATGCTTGCTATAGACTGGAAATTCTGGAAGTCATATCTCTTTACCTCATCCGCAAAATACATCACCATACGTATGCTAGGAAGAGTAGCAG CCCTAAGAGAATTCTTCCGAGCAAAAAATGGAAACTGTGCTTGTCTGGAGTTCTCTTCAGGTGAGCTGATGAGAGATATGGGACTGCCGCAGGGTGAAAATGAGCAGATAAAAATAGAAATGCATTCAGCAAATGAGAGCAGAAGGCTTGAGGGTTCCACAGAAGGATCACAGGGTGGTTCTAACAGGCACTTAAGCAGTGCTGGTTCCTTCGTTCAACTGAACGATGCAACAGATGAGTTCTTTGATGTCCCAGATGAATCAGAATATGATCAGAGAGAAGCCATGTGGTCTTCTGATGAGAGCACACATGCTGTG GACCAACGGCATGCTAAATTGTCCAGCGCTGCAGTCTTCGTAAGAAGGTTACATGATCTTGCAG TCCAAAAGAGAGGCTACATTGATTTACAGGGAGCTACAGATGCTGATAATGGGCCGTGTTGCTATGGACATACTCTCCCGAAAGATTCTAGCTGCACAATGCCTTCTAGTTGGGCAATGACAGATCCTACGACATTCTTAATACGGGGAGAATCCTATTTGCTTGATCGCCAAAAG ATCAAAGCAAACAATACACTGATGCAAATGGTAGGTGCTGACTGGATAAAATCTGATAAGCGTGAGGATGATCTTGCTGGTCGTCCTGGGGGATTAGTCCAG AAATATGCAGCGGAAGGGGGCAACAAATTTTTCTTTATTGTAAATATACAG GTTCCAGGCTCTACCACGTACAGCCTAGCTTTGTACTATGCGATGGATACCCCATTGGAAAAGGTTCCTCTACTTGAAAGATTTGTAAATGGAGATGATACATTCAGAAATTCTAGGTTCAAACTCATCCCTTATATCTCTAAG GGATCTTGGATCGTGAAGCAGAGTGTGGGCAAGAAAGCTTGTTTGGTTGGCCAAGCACTAGAAATCAATTATTTCCGCGGAACCAACTATTTGGAG CTTGGAGTTGATATAGGCTCATCAACAGTGGCAAGAGGTGTAGTGAGCCTCGTGCTCGGGTACTTGAGCAACCTGGTGATTGAGATGGCCTTCTTGGTACAG GGCAATACGCAAGAAGAGCTTCCGGAATTCCTCCTAGGCACCTGCCGACTGAATTATCTCGACGCCTCCAAAGCTGTATCGCTAGACGAATGCTGA